AACATTCTGGTTTCATCTGGTTGTCACTATAAAACttctgttcccgattattttaagtacaaatgacattcattttcaaagggaaacaactttttccgattattttaagtaatctttgagaaaaagttgtctccctttgaaaatgaatgccatttgtaaagaaaaaaagataaacaattgctgaaaactatgttccaccttgttacgtgaaatttcaccactcgcacgctattgcaaatgcatcaaaacaaacatgtgtaacagttctttgaaaatggtgagtttttaaacgcgtttaactgtccggaagtggagcccctttaggcagcccttttccggaattcaatgtttatatcagtatactgacacttgtttcgtaaagtaatacacatgttttacatgctgttcaattttcatgtcaaacaactctttctttctatgatttggtgttgtttgatttttgtttctcaaggcctccatcgaaaccttaaactACTGTTTAAGACAGACAAATACCTAGTACTAGGTGAttggtaattttaaataaaagtgaTTTAAATTAGATAGGATAAATAGTGCATGTAGGCTCGCCTATGAAAATATGAAAGTGTTTGTATAAAAACCTCGACTTTTTCTGCGATTTACCTAATACAAGtttttataagacagtaacctaacattttcaatttcttctgaaatcaaaataatttaaaaacagcacttttctttatacatttgtaacatttatgCTTGGTAACTACTGAAATATTCCCTAGATTCTAATTAATGTTCCGTCGTATCGAGTGTCGAGCGTCGTGTCGCGTGTCGTTACATATTGTTGCGCGTTTTAGCATCTCGTGCATCGACCTAGAAGAGTAGACGGAAAACGCCAAACACAAAGCACAACAATGCAACAAAACGCTTGACAAACAACACGATGGGCTGCAATAAGATTTTTTAATCatattcttgatttttttttaccaaataccgGTATTTGAATAAGAATGCATGGTTTACtgtgtgaaaatattcaattacttttctttgcttgtttaatgttactttttatttcagttattgcTCTTTAGAGACATTTTCTGTGATACAGATTTATTTCAAGTATAAAACAGATCATATATATGTAGACTATGTAGACTATAGTTTCCTGTGTCATAGTAGCCGTGGCATCGAACTTTGAACAGCTTTGCACTTGCTTTTGAATTGTaattaaacaatgaaaatgtttgattttattatatGCTTTTTGAAGGTTACAGCAGAATCCCGGTCATGTGTTTGATTGAAGCGTATTCAGTAAAGTTTCCCTTTAGATGTAACTGCCAATCAGTCCATACAAAGATTTACATAACGACCCCAAACTTACATATCAAGGAACTAAGATTTGTCGCCTTTCAGCCTTTAAACCTTATGAAGGATAACCTTAGATGTCCCCTTGAAATCAACAAACTTAATCACTTGGGCTAagaaagcttttcctttgagccATTGTCCGTCTTCATCGACGTTTTAAGACAGAATAAATAGGCTTTAAATACATACAAGGTTACGTTCAGGTATCctttatattaaatttatgtCAGTTTCCGAACGTAGCGAATAAGTTCTTCACATAAATTTCATTAAAGTCTGTATAAAATCAACAGCAATACTTAGTTGAATTTTCGAATGTAGTTGACCATGGGTGGTGAATAATAGCATTGATGCTTTCTGTAAGTTAAAAATGCGTTATATGTCCTTTTATACGGTGGTAAGTTTATGATAaaccttattttttcttttggtaAAATTATGAATAAGATATCGTGCGATCGAAAGAAGACTTCGTGAGTTCGAGATACGATGTCGCGCActcgggataagatgtcgtgcaatcgaaataagatgttgtgcactcaagataagatgccgaatgctcgagataagatgttgtgtgaTTGAGACAAGCTGTTTAGCACTCGAGATAttctttttcttaaaacaaaaggTCATGATAGTTGTAGATCGATCACCAGATTTTCACATTGCAGACAGGTATTGGTACAAATGATAAAGCAAGTCATAGCCTCACTCGGCGATCATACAGTGTGAACAGTCCAAATAAAATGGTTCCACGAAGAATCAGTTAcaattaattgttttgaaaaaacatATAGAGAAAATAAGTAACAGTCATGACGGCCGTGCTTTTTAGCATATTAAAATGCCATTAGCAACGCACAAAGCACAATTATTATTCGAAATTATTCTAAATTGGAACAATTTGTCTGTCTGCCAAATAGCTAAAGTCGGCTCTACCATGGacagatttattttttatatctgtaaACCAGATACATTGAATATCTTCCTGTCTAAATAGCTTattcaatttaagaaaatatCATTAACTGCAGTCGTTAATTGAACATGGCTTACTTTTGTGTATGTCTTGACAAAACAATATGTCATGTGAACATTTAACTAAGACTAGTATCACTTTTGATTTGTACAAAACATGGCCGCTAATGGAGGGGACTTCTTACATATCTACGTTTAGCTGTGAAACTATGGTGTTCGATCTAGGATCATCATaactcgacatcttatctcgagagcacgacGACTTGTCTCGAGAGtatgacatcttatttcgatcacACAGCATCTTATTTTGAAGACTCGACATCTGATTTtgagtgcacgacatcttatttcaatCGCTCGACATCTTGGCTCGAACGCTAGGCATGTTATCTTAATATTGAGCACACGACGTCTTAtctcgatcgctcgagataatcgtatttaaaatatatacgtGTATGTCCTACACATATACCACCGAAACGTACGtgtcataaaactgaaataaaacatttgcatTTCAAAAGTTTCCGACAGCTACTAGATATAAAATAAGAGCTATCACATGAGACAGTgagcttgactatttcgatgctggatagtgaaatttggcgcatctgaggaagctggagctgtcactggagtgtttaatgactccagtgcGGATGAcggtattggacaatagcttaaatCTGTGTAAAAgttttaagtaataacagagataaagataaagtgtattaaAACATTAATTAAGTATAAAAAGGACATAATTCATAGAAACTCTCTACAAGAATAATGCACCACGTGTCATTTCATATGTCTAataatgtggaataactatttaagtttgagTAAAATCTGTTaagtaataaccgagatagagcaaaagtgcatcaaaacttgaacctgtaattctaagtaaaaggatATCATATGAAATTTAGCTTAACACTCCTAAAAAGGTgtggatttttaaataaatgtttattaatGTGTTCACTGATTATATCACATAAGACACAAATACTGCAAAAACTTCTGAGAATAACACAGTTTACTACCTGCAAACGGTCTCTAACgaatttgtttcattttgcacCAGTCTTCATTTCGGTGCACTCGGTGATGCAGAAGTACATTAAATGTTTAACTGCAGTCTTTCAATGCTGACTTACATAACTCAACACTTAAGGGAATGTTTCCTGAGAAAATAACTCACATAAAATGCCTCAATAAATGATATGTTCTACCATACCTACAATTTCATTTCTTCAAACCTCTCTTGTCAAGACTTCCCCTAACAAATAGCAGTACGAGGTCTTCGCTCTTTTATTCTTTGAAGTAGCTCTATGAATGTTTCAAGCATTTTTATTTAGCCACAACAACCCAATATACAGGCCGAGTAGCGTTTCTGATCAGTCTTAAATTGTCAAATTGGTCTTTGCTGCTATCTGATAGgacagatcttttttttttaataatgtgtttgatatatttatcaTCCCCGTCATAGGTGTGTGTGGGTCGGGGAACCATCTGCACTTCACAccttacaaattatatatatatgcctaTGCAAGTCTGATTCACGGCATAGTATTACTACGAATATACAGATATGAAAACACTGCCGTGTTATATAACTTTATCTAGAATCATTTCATTAGCAAAAGGTTTCATTATGGAGTATGTACAGAAATAAAACTGTAATCTGTCATGCTATATAACATGTATCTAGAAACATTGCATTAGCACAATTATCATAACGAAGTATATACACATATGAAAGTGTAATCTGTCATGATATAACATGTCATCTAGAGACATTGCATTTGCAAAAAGTGGTATATACAGATGTGAAAATACTGTATGACGCTTAATATATAACGCTGAATTAGTAAAAGTATTAAATGAgcctttaagttttttttacataactgtttttccTATACAATATATTTGTCTAAAACAGTAGCCTCGCATGACCATAATTTAAATTAGATCTTATGTGTGACACTGTGAGTATATAAACTGAAACCCTTTCAACCATTTAAAACATTCAGAATGTGGAAGAGATTTAGTATAATATGTGCACTTTTTGTCAGTAGATATCTATGTATTCATGAAAGTCGTATCACTTCATGGTATTaaaagttgaagaaaaaaatgtgtagAAAAATGACATATGCCATTCAAttatcgtttttaaaaaaaaatatgtttggtgGTGGACTAAACAGAATGTCACAATGTTGGTCTTTGTCGAGGTGTTATCAACCTTTAGAAATGTACTCAGCAATAAATCTTTAGTCCTGGAGACCATTATATCTTTATTTCGTGTAAAATCAAGTTCACGTTCTAAGATCAACCCTCTACCGCAGATGATCATCACAAATCGACAAATAGCATGTCATATTGTCGTCCTTGTGAGGcgatataaaaatatatagcCACGATTGAATATTCTAATTATGTCGACGACTAGAACTGTGTAGTTTCGTAAACTTTGATCAACGTTGACAATTGTTGTGCTGGATCATCAACTGTCAAACTTCTATTGCGTTTTGTCTTTGAAAATAAACACAGTTGCAGGCCCTTACATTAGCAGGTCAATCCGTTGTTCACTTGCTACTTTTTAACATTAATACATTAATTTGGTAACTTATCACGTCGCAGTTGTCTGTCTTTTAACATCGTAACAATGAATATTGTTGAATtactatatatacaaaaaaagtaCAAATTCATTGTGTAAAACAGTTTTAAGATTTGCACATAGAGTCATGACCATTGTTCACAGACATCATCTTGTATATAATGGTCTCATTCCAAAAAGTCCACTGTCTGAATATGAACTTCCCCTGTTGCTTTATCTTCAACTTTAACCGCTACTTCTGTCCCACCAAAAATAAATTTGCATCCAAATTTTCGTTTTCTTCCGAGTGTCGTATCTGAGATAGGTATTATAAATCGGCCGATTTTAACGCAACCTGGTTCTGTAACAAATATGGGATCAGCTGATGCTGAGGTATATATGTCGTAGCATATTCCTGTCTGAGTGTCACTAACAGGAAacgaatatttttctttttgttcttctTCTAGCTTTACAGTCTGTCCGACGGTAACATGTTTAGCAAATAAGTTTATGCAATACGTCACTCCTTCAAAATTACGGGTTATTGTGGGAGGATGCTTGCAGTTTTCTGATGTTTCGTGGGAAAGGGCTTCTCCATAAGTATATTTGCATATTCTTTCTGCAATTGTACTTGGACGATGACCAAATATTACAGCACCTTTCAAAACAGCAAGACCAGCGCCCTCAGGAATGATTATTTTCATACCGCTACCAAATTTGTTTCTAATGGCATCCTGCAGTACATTTGACTCAGAAAATCCTCCCACCATTAAAATCGCCTGGCAGTTTCGTGCTGATTGCTTTTGCATTAAAGAAGATATATGACGAATAATGCTGTCAATTGCCTTTTGAAAGAACGTCCTCGTTACATCTGCATCAACTCTTAATTTTCCACTCTGATACGAAACCTGATCTCGATACTCTGATGACAAAATCCTTTCCTTAATTGTAAGATCCGTAGCTTCAAGGATAGTTTCCGCCAGCGAGGGTGGAATACGAAATGTCACCTTGGTCGATTGTTGTGGGGAAATGTCTCGTTTCTTTACCTCGAACGTTCGTAATAAATCGATGTAGTCATCCATGTGCTCCTCCTTGAATACTTGAAAAGTTTCTTTTCCtgagaagaaataaaaatgaattgtgacaatttcataaaaacaatgtttcttCCCCTAAAATCAAGATTACAGGGTAATTGTCCCTTAATTTGACTTTCAAAAAAAAGATTTTGCTTTGTTGGTTCGATGTTTCTCTCTAATCTTTCTGACAATGCTATTTCAAATACGTAGCTACAGAcgtttaaaatattatatatcatgACCGGAATACTAAattgaattttcaaaatcttacAGCATTTTAGGGTTCTAGTAACTTCGTTCATATGaatatcaaagttttattttagCATCAAGTGTACTGTA
This window of the Mercenaria mercenaria strain notata chromosome 5, MADL_Memer_1, whole genome shotgun sequence genome carries:
- the LOC123557047 gene encoding heat shock 70 kDa protein 12A-like; amino-acid sequence: MGEGERTLQAPTCVLINPDGKTLDSFGYVAETKYAELAADELHKPWFFFRRFKMMLFDKMKIQRQVTLEDETGKRLPAKTVFSLAIQFLKNDLLKECHKQLADVLQEDDIQWVLTVPAIWNDAAKQFMREAAEDAGILKSKLLIALEPEAASLFCRHLQVQKGDEDMSLASFKSGTKYIVVDAGGGTIDITVHQVIVDGKLRELHKASGGAWGGTEVDKAYEQFIASIAGKETFQVFKEEHMDDYIDLLRTFEVKKRDISPQQSTKVTFRIPPSLAETILEATDLTIKERILSSEYRDQVSYQSGKLRVDADVTRTFFQKAIDSIIRHISSLMQKQSARNCQAILMVGGFSESNVLQDAIRNKFGSGMKIIIPEGAGLAVLKGAVIFGHRPSTIAERICKYTYGEALSHETSENCKHPPTITRNFEGVTYCINLFAKHVTVGQTVKLEEEQKEKYSFPVSDTQTGICYDIYTSASADPIFVTEPGCVKIGRFIIPISDTTLGRKRKFGCKFIFGGTEVAVKVEDKATGEVHIQTVDFLE